Proteins found in one Candidatus Krumholzibacteriota bacterium genomic segment:
- a CDS encoding aldehyde:ferredoxin oxidoreductase, which translates to MVTSCNYPVRTAIRVETASERVKTHRRNLAEMYLGRWPNVPVIQGLAKMCGATDSKKYKSDLTDENPKACVLCGRCVRGCDEFAMERIIDFAGRGIDRHIAMPFGEVDPHCIGCTSCAYTCPTGAIEIIDDLNHPVDPKMIRDYGMKITAEMATLDKDQCRMRQVGTANIVDVMDKYDLLPVLNYKYGSHKETYKIGSSILKARYFTQDFPDGCWKGCTMACAKTIDGFVLKTGPYKGDVVMVDGPEYETAAAGANMGCFDADFVAEFNFYCDTYGVDTISVGTCMAFVMESFENGVITTKETGGKELKFGAKDEVLECLHEMARGEGFGVEVGMGIRWLKEKWIRELGADAAFLQDIGMEVKGLEYSEYVCKESLAQQAGYTMAVKGPQHDEAWLIFMDMVNNQIPTFEDKAEALYYYPLWRTWFGLHGLCKLLWNDIVPLDNKKYKPQEAAKVPGHVEDFFKFHEGMTGIALDEEKMLAQSARVHNLERIMIRMLGFGTRKDDMPPYRAVGPVTKEEYESRADKYYDRQMKEIIGIDPSGKSTEEKMEITRKFRMDQYNKVVDAAYKRRGWTNNGVPTIARLKELGIDLPELVAIIKDDQE; encoded by the coding sequence ATGGTCACATCGTGCAACTATCCCGTCCGGACTGCTATCAGAGTCGAGACAGCTTCCGAAAGAGTCAAAACTCACAGAAGGAACCTCGCCGAAATGTATCTCGGGCGCTGGCCCAACGTCCCGGTCATCCAGGGCCTGGCAAAGATGTGCGGCGCAACCGACAGCAAGAAATACAAAAGCGACCTCACCGACGAGAATCCGAAAGCATGCGTCCTTTGCGGCCGCTGCGTGCGCGGGTGCGACGAATTCGCGATGGAACGGATAATCGATTTTGCCGGCCGCGGCATAGACCGTCATATCGCGATGCCGTTCGGTGAAGTCGATCCTCACTGCATCGGCTGTACATCATGCGCTTATACCTGTCCTACCGGCGCCATCGAGATAATAGACGACCTGAACCATCCGGTCGATCCTAAGATGATCAGGGATTACGGCATGAAGATAACCGCCGAGATGGCGACTCTCGACAAGGACCAGTGCAGGATGAGGCAGGTCGGTACGGCGAACATCGTCGATGTCATGGATAAATACGACCTCCTCCCCGTCCTCAATTACAAGTATGGTTCTCATAAGGAGACGTACAAGATCGGTTCGAGCATTCTCAAAGCCAGATACTTTACGCAGGATTTTCCTGACGGATGCTGGAAAGGATGCACGATGGCGTGCGCCAAGACGATCGACGGCTTCGTGCTGAAGACTGGGCCGTACAAAGGCGATGTCGTGATGGTGGACGGCCCTGAATACGAAACGGCTGCGGCCGGGGCCAACATGGGATGTTTCGATGCCGATTTCGTGGCCGAATTCAACTTTTATTGCGACACGTACGGCGTAGATACGATCTCGGTCGGCACCTGCATGGCTTTCGTGATGGAGTCGTTTGAGAACGGCGTGATCACGACGAAAGAGACAGGCGGCAAGGAGCTGAAGTTCGGGGCGAAGGACGAGGTCCTCGAGTGCCTCCACGAGATGGCCCGAGGTGAAGGGTTCGGCGTTGAGGTCGGGATGGGTATCCGGTGGTTGAAAGAAAAATGGATCAGGGAACTCGGCGCAGACGCTGCGTTCCTGCAGGATATAGGGATGGAGGTCAAGGGGCTTGAATATTCCGAGTATGTCTGCAAGGAATCCCTCGCGCAGCAGGCCGGTTATACAATGGCGGTAAAAGGTCCTCAGCATGACGAAGCATGGCTGATCTTCATGGATATGGTCAACAACCAGATCCCCACCTTCGAGGACAAGGCGGAAGCCCTCTATTATTATCCGCTGTGGCGGACCTGGTTCGGCCTGCACGGCCTCTGCAAGCTTCTCTGGAACGATATTGTACCGCTCGATAACAAGAAGTACAAACCGCAGGAAGCGGCGAAGGTCCCCGGCCACGTCGAGGATTTCTTCAAATTCCACGAGGGAATGACCGGCATCGCACTCGATGAGGAAAAGATGCTTGCTCAATCAGCCAGGGTACATAACCTCGAGAGGATAATGATCAGGATGCTCGGATTCGGTACTCGAAAGGACGACATGCCTCCGTACAGAGCTGTCGGACCTGTGACGAAGGAAGAGTACGAATCGCGGGCGGACAAGTATTACGACAGGCAGATGAAAGAGATCATCGGCATCGATCCGTCGGGCAAGAGCACTGAAGAAAAGATGGAGATAACAAGAAAATTCCGGATGGATCAGTACAACAAGGTCGTCGACGCGGCGTACAAACGCAGGGGCTGGACGAATAACGGCGTACCGACGATCGCAAGGCTCAAGGAGCTCGGAATCGATCTTCCCGAGCTTGTCGCGATCATAAAGGACGACCAGGAATGA
- a CDS encoding NAD(P)H-dependent oxidoreductase subunit E, translated as MPDKDLLKMKKAHKSLCEFTFEVIDLDRGYASRALRVDLDKNEVTILPISDQMKKLWTGGKGFDLWLMFQEITAETKWNDNNNPICFSQGPLGGTTSFPGSGKTIVTSLSPLTKSVMDCNVGGWFGPYLKFSGFDALVVTGKAAEDVIVVIDAVTGRVSIETAPEESIDSHLLAEELTEMYADDELDMRNIACVTAGRGAQHTHMGVLNFSFFDWRRALPRIKQAGRGGIGTVFRDKNIKALVLKNRQITPAWRIEESKAAKDVTPKKIAVQTSKKDLDAIIGIIEKWQSDPEYVVEMMQDIQDRFRYVSKTAIDEICKKTGRQKAHLYHIATFYKAFSLEPKGKTIVQVCMGTACHVKGSAKVLESFERALGIKAGETTGDMKYSLEEAACLGACSIAPVVRIGEELYGNVQAKDVAKLLKNVEKGKKGSPAAREDSDMTAIRITPEDLDRISARKKKESSGYKGILMVCTGTGCVSAKGPAIRDRLVEVIKEKGLEKDYLVTGTGCHGICANGPIILVQPHGIFYQKAGLKDAGDIIDALVEGKTVERLLYTDPVSGKACPKIEDIGFFSKQQLVALRNRGLVDPEQIDDYIARGGYAALRKVLAGGKKEDVIKEIIASGIRGRGGGGFPTGIKWESAVKAAAEKDEELYLVCNADEGGPGAFSDRSIIEGDPHSVIEGMLIGAFATGATAGYIYTRKEYPLAIERLRKAIDQCVDYGLIGDNILGSDLCFDINIHRGAGAFVSGESSAIFASMSGKAGEPRPKYLHNFESGFRGKPTILNNVETWATVPVIIDRGASWFSSIGMGDVSRSAWDGSSGTKVFSLTGAVNNTGLVEVPMGTTLREIIEDIGGGVPAGRVFKAVQTGGPSGGIIPAEKLDLPVGFDSLMEAGSMIGSGVLSVMDDRTCIIDVARDSIAFLADESCGKCTACREGLHHMKILLTRICGGEGKTGDIEALEELCRTVRDTSLCQLGGSAPNPVLSSLEYFREEYEQHIDEKKCAGGRCKALIKYSIDAQNCTGCTLCAINCPVDAITGEKKKTHHIDGDKCIKCGICYESCNFDAVEVI; from the coding sequence ATGCCGGATAAAGATCTTTTGAAGATGAAAAAGGCGCATAAGTCGCTTTGCGAGTTTACATTTGAAGTGATCGATCTTGATAGAGGATACGCCAGCAGGGCTCTGAGGGTCGATCTCGATAAGAACGAAGTGACCATCCTTCCAATATCAGACCAGATGAAGAAACTCTGGACCGGTGGAAAGGGATTCGACCTCTGGCTTATGTTCCAGGAGATAACGGCAGAGACGAAATGGAACGACAATAACAACCCGATCTGTTTCTCCCAGGGGCCTCTCGGAGGGACTACATCTTTTCCCGGTTCAGGGAAAACGATTGTCACCTCCCTCTCCCCCCTTACCAAATCTGTGATGGACTGCAACGTCGGCGGCTGGTTCGGGCCGTATCTTAAGTTCTCGGGATTCGATGCTCTTGTCGTCACCGGCAAAGCGGCCGAAGATGTGATAGTAGTCATCGATGCCGTCACAGGCAGGGTATCGATAGAGACAGCTCCGGAAGAAAGCATAGATTCGCATCTCCTTGCTGAAGAATTGACCGAGATGTACGCCGACGATGAGCTCGACATGAGAAATATCGCCTGCGTCACCGCTGGCCGCGGAGCGCAGCATACTCACATGGGAGTGCTGAACTTCTCCTTCTTCGATTGGCGAAGGGCTCTTCCCAGAATCAAGCAGGCGGGAAGAGGCGGTATCGGAACGGTCTTCAGGGACAAGAATATCAAGGCGCTCGTTCTTAAGAACAGGCAGATAACTCCCGCCTGGAGGATCGAAGAAAGCAAGGCCGCGAAAGATGTCACCCCAAAGAAGATCGCCGTTCAGACTTCCAAAAAGGATCTCGACGCGATAATCGGGATCATTGAGAAGTGGCAGAGCGACCCTGAATATGTCGTCGAGATGATGCAGGACATACAGGATCGTTTCCGATACGTCTCGAAGACTGCCATCGATGAAATATGTAAAAAGACGGGGAGGCAGAAAGCGCACCTCTATCATATCGCCACATTCTACAAAGCATTCAGCCTTGAACCGAAAGGCAAGACGATCGTCCAGGTCTGCATGGGCACGGCCTGCCACGTGAAAGGTTCAGCGAAAGTACTCGAGTCGTTCGAGCGCGCCCTTGGCATCAAGGCTGGAGAAACGACCGGTGATATGAAATACAGCCTTGAGGAGGCGGCCTGCCTCGGAGCATGCAGCATCGCCCCGGTGGTGAGGATAGGCGAAGAACTATACGGCAACGTGCAGGCTAAAGACGTAGCGAAGCTTCTTAAGAATGTCGAAAAGGGCAAAAAAGGATCACCTGCAGCCAGGGAAGACTCTGACATGACCGCCATCCGGATAACCCCTGAGGACCTCGACAGGATCAGCGCCAGAAAGAAAAAAGAAAGCTCCGGTTACAAGGGGATCCTTATGGTCTGCACTGGGACCGGATGCGTATCGGCGAAAGGCCCCGCCATCCGCGACAGGCTTGTAGAAGTCATTAAGGAAAAAGGACTGGAAAAGGATTATCTCGTGACAGGCACGGGATGTCATGGGATATGCGCCAATGGACCGATCATCCTCGTGCAGCCTCACGGCATATTCTACCAGAAGGCAGGCCTTAAGGATGCCGGGGATATCATCGACGCCCTTGTCGAAGGCAAGACTGTCGAAAGGCTTCTCTACACCGACCCTGTCTCGGGCAAGGCTTGTCCGAAGATCGAAGATATTGGATTCTTCAGCAAACAGCAGCTCGTCGCCCTGAGGAACCGCGGACTCGTCGATCCTGAACAGATCGACGATTATATCGCCCGCGGAGGATACGCCGCTTTGAGAAAAGTCCTGGCGGGCGGGAAAAAAGAGGATGTCATTAAAGAAATCATCGCTTCCGGCATAAGGGGCCGGGGCGGCGGCGGATTTCCCACAGGCATCAAATGGGAATCAGCGGTCAAGGCGGCGGCGGAAAAGGATGAAGAGTTATATCTCGTCTGTAACGCGGATGAAGGAGGCCCTGGAGCTTTCTCTGACAGAAGCATCATAGAGGGCGATCCCCACTCGGTGATCGAAGGAATGTTGATAGGCGCCTTTGCGACGGGAGCGACCGCGGGATATATATATACGAGGAAAGAATACCCCCTCGCCATCGAGAGGCTGCGGAAAGCGATCGACCAGTGCGTCGATTACGGGCTTATCGGCGATAACATTCTCGGAAGCGACCTCTGTTTCGATATCAATATCCATCGCGGGGCGGGCGCCTTCGTCAGCGGCGAATCGAGCGCTATTTTCGCTTCGATGTCGGGGAAAGCGGGCGAACCGAGGCCGAAATATCTGCACAACTTCGAATCGGGCTTCAGGGGCAAACCGACGATCCTTAACAACGTCGAGACATGGGCGACTGTTCCGGTGATAATAGATCGCGGAGCCTCCTGGTTCTCCTCGATCGGCATGGGCGATGTAAGCAGATCGGCTTGGGACGGATCTTCCGGAACGAAAGTCTTCTCCCTCACCGGCGCTGTAAATAACACCGGCCTCGTTGAGGTCCCGATGGGCACGACTCTTCGCGAAATCATCGAGGATATAGGAGGAGGAGTCCCCGCCGGCCGGGTTTTCAAGGCTGTTCAGACTGGAGGACCTTCCGGGGGGATCATTCCCGCGGAAAAACTCGACCTGCCTGTCGGTTTCGATTCTCTGATGGAGGCGGGATCGATGATCGGGTCCGGTGTTCTGAGCGTGATGGACGACAGAACATGTATCATCGATGTCGCGAGGGATTCAATCGCATTTCTCGCCGATGAATCCTGCGGAAAATGCACCGCCTGCCGCGAAGGACTACACCATATGAAGATCCTGCTGACGCGAATATGCGGCGGCGAAGGAAAGACGGGTGATATCGAAGCTCTTGAAGAATTGTGCCGGACGGTGCGGGACACAAGCCTCTGCCAGCTCGGCGGCTCTGCTCCAAATCCGGTGCTCAGCTCCCTTGAATATTTCAGGGAAGAATACGAGCAGCATATCGACGAAAAGAAATGCGCCGGTGGCAGATGCAAGGCGCTCATCAAGTACAGCATCGACGCGCAGAATTGCACGGGTTGCACCCTCTGCGCGATCAACTGCCCGGTCGACGCCATAACGGGCGAGAAGAAAAAAACGCATCATATCGACGGCGATAAATGCATTAAATGCGGGATCTGTTATGAAAGCTGCAACTTCGACGCGGTGGAGGTGATATAA